Below is a genomic region from Nitrospira sp..
TTTGCGTCGAGGCTCGCTGGAATGACCAGGCTATTGAAGAATTACTTCTTGAGCTTCAGCAACACGTGCCCTCGACGATTCTGCTGATAGCATGGCTCCGTGTGATCCAAGCAAAACGGACGCTCCTTGCCATAGGAAATAATCGCGACCTGTTTGGGATTCACACCTAGTTCAATCAGGTAGGTACGAGCGCTTTTGGCCCGCTTGTCACCAAGCAGCACGTTATAGTCGGTTGTTCCTCGTTCATCGCAGTGTCCCTCGACCTTCATCACTGCACCGGGATGCTGCATCAACCATTCGGCGTCATGATTCAGCGATGCCATACCATTTTCGGAGAGTGTCCATCGATCATAGCTGAAAAAGACATCCTGCAATCCAGCATCAATGGCAGCCTTCTCTTCTTTCGTCAGCTCCGCATGTTGCATCACATTCATGCCGGCATACGCTTTCGGGGTGGCTGGATACCCATGACCTAGACGTTCTTCGGCCGGCTCTTGTGAGAATCCGCTCAAGTCACCCCGTACACCTTCGCGTGTCACGGCAGGGAAGTTGGGATTGACGCCTTGTCCCTGCCACTCCCCCGAGCCATCGACCGAGCCATTCGCTCCATCTACCCGACTATTCTGAGATCCTGCATGTCCCTGCCACTGCCCCAAGCCACCGACCGAGCTATTGGCTCTATCTGCCCGACTATTCTGGGATCCTGCTTGCTCCGTCCCATTCGATTGTAGCCACTTTAGCCCGCAGCCCTCGCTGGCCATCAGCATGACGCTTGCGAAAGCAACCCGACTCAGTGTTCCGATAGTGCAGTTCATAATTCCCTCATCCCCTCGTGTTGTGAATTCCCGCGCGTAGAACAACTATAGCACCGGGTCTCATAGAGACCGCGAAGGCGAGGGTGGTCCACAGAGGGCATTACAATCAGTGAGTTGGGCGCTCAGGGGGAGGCGTTGCTTAGCGAGTGACCGGAGGACGAACCAGAGAGGGACGGCGAAATTCCAGAGGAATCACGGCTTCGATCAATAGTGGCCTCCACGCCGATCCGCCCAGCGCACCGGTCGCATGACCGTGCTCAGAGCTGCTACCGCACAGATCAGCGCAAGCATCGCAAACCCGACCAGGAGAAGGAACCCTGCACGGACATCGTGGAGGAAATAATGCTGCATGATGCCTCCTTCATCTTGGGAAAACCCGCAAATCAACTATGCCAACCACACGCACATACCCACGGAGCTGACGGATCGTGTTTCCTCAACCATTTGCCACAGCAAGGACAATGCCTCGTCCACGCCTGTCTGTGCTGACTAATGGTCCTCCGAAGCTGTTCATAGGTTACCACGCTTCGACCTCCTACGTCTTGCGGTTCAGAGCGTGTAAAATACGCCCAGGAATCGAAGAAAATCTATGCAGCTTTTGCGGGGGATTGTGACCTGCCGTATCTACGCAATTCCTCTGCATTTTTGAGGCAATCTTGCCTTCGACTACGGATTGCCCCTGCTCGAGAGATAAAGAAACTCTCTAACGGAAACATCGCTGAGGAGCGAGAACGTAGACTGCCGCCGAGGTTATAGCGAGGGAGGAGGAGGAGAATTGCTTACCCGTTCAGGTCTGTGCGTGCTGATATCAGCGTGGCGGCAGATTCAGAAATCGAAAAGTAACTACCTTGTCAGGCAAACATGCCAACGGACCGATTGCAGCTAATCCCTGCGCATCCAGGCCAGGGGGCTGCGTCTCGACTTGCGGCACGGGCTTTGGATTGTATGATTCCCGTGGCCGCCGAATCTGCACGCAGGACCGGCCATGAACATTCTCCCTCCCAACGCGAGATGCCTGGGTGCGCCTCGCTCAATATCGTCGTTGGATCTCTTTCGGCCGCCGAGTTGATGATAGCGACGATGAAGCTCCTCCGTGGTTAACTTCGGATCTTGAAGCTTGGCAAGGCTGTTCTGATCGATGGAATACTGGTGCGCCCGGCAGGAATTGAACCTGCGACCTGCGGGTTCGAAGCCCGACGCTCTATCCAACTGAGCTACGGGCGCACACAGCTATTTGAACCACCTCGACGGAGAAGTTGTCAAGA
It encodes:
- a CDS encoding OmpA family protein is translated as MNCTIGTLSRVAFASVMLMASEGCGLKWLQSNGTEQAGSQNSRADRANSSVGGLGQWQGHAGSQNSRVDGANGSVDGSGEWQGQGVNPNFPAVTREGVRGDLSGFSQEPAEERLGHGYPATPKAYAGMNVMQHAELTKEEKAAIDAGLQDVFFSYDRWTLSENGMASLNHDAEWLMQHPGAVMKVEGHCDERGTTDYNVLLGDKRAKSARTYLIELGVNPKQVAIISYGKERPFCLDHTEPCYQQNRRGHVLLKLKK